The following are encoded in a window of Castanea sativa cultivar Marrone di Chiusa Pesio chromosome 5, ASM4071231v1 genomic DNA:
- the LOC142634922 gene encoding wall-associated receptor kinase-like 8: protein MAVQVVMRITFLLLLTYELAEAASLIAKLNCSDSCGNIYIPYPFGKTTSCYLNDWFKIVCNETGDSPKAFLPELAWRSWKSILLIRSPFFFSSYQDRFISVGCDNLVIMTGINPMVVVGCKSNCVDKSMIDDSELEHCSGFNCCMTTIPFGIQVFNASFIRGIKEEIKTSEECKFAFLADDKWLNSSTKDLSYYVQFLEYVPVVLEWTASYFTTMDSTELLKRNSEGYTTDYGAEYYYCLKDTKEILIFPRDVKVNCSYQQAFIF, encoded by the exons ATGGCTGTGCAAGTGGTAATGCGAATTACTTTCTTACTTCTACTGACTTATGAGTTAGCAGAAGCTGCATCACTTATAGCAAAACTTAATTGTTCTGATAGCTGTGGAAATATTTACATTCCATACCCGTTTGGAAAGACTACCAGTTGTTACTTGAATGACTGGTTCAAAATTGTTTGCAATGAAACTGGTGATTCTCCTAAAGCATTCCTCCCAGAATTGGCATGGAGGTCCTGGAAATCAATATTACTGATCc GTAgtccttttttcttctcatcttatcAGGATAGATTCATTTCAGTTGGTTGCGACAACTTGGTCATAATGACCGGCATCAATCCTATGGTGGTGGTTGGATGCAAATCAAATTGCGTTGATAAAAGCATGATAGACGACAGCGAATTGGAGCACTGCTCAGGTTTCAACTGCTGCATGACCACAATCCCTTTTGGGATTCAAGTGTTTAATGCAAGTTTCATTAGAggaataaaagaagaaattaaaaccaGTGAAGAATGCAAATTTGCCTTCCTTGCAGATGATAAATGGTTGAATTCAAGCACAAAAGATCTCTCTTACTATGTGCAGTTTTTGGAATACGTTCCTGTGGTGCTGGAGTGGACAGCATCTTACTTTACTACCATGGATTCAACAGAGCTACTTAAACGGAACTCAGAAGGGTACACTACAGATTACGGGGCCGAATATTATTATTGCCTGAAGGATACCAAGGAAATTCTTATCTTTCCACGGGATGTCAAGGTAAACTGCAGTTACCAACAAGCTTTCATTTTCTAG